One part of the Bradyrhizobium sp. CB1650 genome encodes these proteins:
- a CDS encoding NADH-quinone oxidoreductase subunit D has translation MNEQPENLRNFTINFGPQHPAAHGVLRLVLELDGEIVARVDPHIGLLHRGTEKLIEQKTYLQAIPYFDRLDYVAPMNQEHAFCLAAEKLLGIEVPRRGQLIRVLYCEIGRILSHLLNVTTQAMDVGALTPPLWGFEEREKLMVFYERASGSRMHAAFFRVGGVHQDLPPKLIDDIEAWCDPFLKVVDDLDRLLTANRIFKQRNVDIGVVPLKEAWEWGFSGVMVRGSGAAWDLRKSQPYECYAEMEFDIPIGKNGDCYDRYLIRMEEMRQSIRIMKQCIEKLKAADGQGPVVVEDNKIAPPRRGEMKRSMEALIHHFKLYTEGVHVPAGEVYAAVEAPKGEFGVYLVSDGSNKPYKCKIRAPGFAHLQAMDHICRGHLLADVSAILGSLDIVFGEVDR, from the coding sequence ATGAACGAGCAACCTGAAAACCTCCGAAATTTCACCATCAACTTCGGACCGCAGCATCCGGCCGCGCACGGTGTGTTGCGCCTGGTGCTGGAGCTCGACGGTGAAATCGTCGCGCGCGTCGATCCGCATATCGGCTTGCTTCATCGCGGCACCGAGAAGCTGATCGAGCAGAAGACCTATCTCCAGGCGATTCCCTATTTCGACCGGCTCGACTACGTCGCGCCGATGAACCAGGAGCACGCCTTCTGCCTCGCCGCCGAGAAGCTGCTCGGCATCGAAGTGCCGCGCCGTGGCCAGTTGATCCGCGTGCTCTATTGCGAGATCGGCCGCATCCTGTCGCATCTGCTCAACGTCACCACGCAGGCCATGGACGTCGGCGCGCTCACCCCGCCGCTGTGGGGCTTCGAGGAGCGCGAGAAGCTGATGGTGTTCTACGAGCGTGCCTCGGGCAGCCGTATGCACGCGGCCTTCTTCCGCGTCGGCGGCGTGCATCAGGACCTGCCGCCGAAGCTGATCGACGACATCGAGGCTTGGTGCGATCCGTTCCTCAAAGTGGTCGACGACCTCGACCGCCTGCTCACCGCCAACCGCATCTTCAAGCAGCGCAACGTCGACATCGGCGTGGTGCCGCTGAAGGAGGCCTGGGAATGGGGTTTCTCGGGCGTGATGGTGCGCGGCTCGGGCGCGGCCTGGGACCTGCGCAAGTCGCAGCCCTATGAATGCTACGCCGAGATGGAGTTCGACATCCCGATCGGCAAGAACGGCGACTGCTACGACCGCTACCTGATCCGCATGGAAGAGATGCGCCAGTCCATTCGCATCATGAAGCAGTGCATCGAGAAGCTGAAGGCGGCCGACGGGCAGGGGCCGGTTGTCGTCGAGGACAACAAGATCGCTCCGCCGCGTCGCGGCGAGATGAAGCGCTCGATGGAAGCGCTGATCCACCACTTCAAGCTCTATACCGAGGGCGTCCACGTTCCGGCCGGCGAGGTCTATGCCGCGGTCGAGGCGCCGAAGGGCGAGTTCGGCGTCTATCTCGTCTCCGACGGCAGCAACAAGCCGTACAAGTGCAAGATCCGTGCGCCGGGTTTTGCCCATCTCCAGGCGATGGATCACATCTGCAGGGGCCATCTGCTCGCCGACGTCTCGGCGATCCTCGGCTCGCTCGATATCGTGTTCGGAGAGGTCGATCGGTGA
- a CDS encoding MarR family transcriptional regulator, translated as MSKTPSKGGSTSPEADENEPAAPITVMLSSRLMVLANLLKRGAMLRYKRLAGLSSVEFGLVASLGRRPPMSVARLAKAVGQDKGQISRALAELVSRKLIAKSANPKDSREVLVSLTKAGLAAHDVIVAGAQERNRRLLEHLSEDEFRTLLRQIDELTAIAAEMLEGEKVSR; from the coding sequence ATGAGCAAGACACCGAGCAAGGGCGGGTCGACGTCTCCCGAAGCCGACGAAAACGAGCCGGCGGCGCCGATCACCGTGATGCTGTCGTCACGGTTGATGGTGCTCGCCAACCTGCTCAAGCGCGGCGCCATGCTGCGCTACAAGCGCCTCGCCGGATTGTCCTCGGTCGAGTTCGGCCTGGTGGCTTCGCTCGGCCGGCGGCCGCCGATGAGCGTCGCGCGTCTCGCCAAGGCCGTGGGTCAGGACAAGGGACAGATCAGCCGTGCGCTCGCAGAGCTCGTGTCGCGCAAGCTGATCGCGAAGTCGGCCAATCCTAAAGACAGTCGCGAGGTGCTGGTCTCGCTGACCAAGGCTGGGCTCGCCGCGCATGACGTGATCGTCGCCGGCGCGCAGGAGCGCAATCGACGTCTGCTGGAACATCTGAGCGAAGACGAGTTCCGCACGCTGCTGCGGCAGATCGATGAGCTCACCGCAATCGCGGCCGAGATGCTCGAGGGCGAGAAGGTTTCGCGCTGA
- a CDS encoding PepSY-associated TM helix domain-containing protein, whose product MADAALAADPGRVLQYVSWDKDEPGIVMAFTNSAPDGAPDNATVRAFDAVSTKLLGPVGVGPMLIVLKLHTDMFAGQAGKLFLGAMGLLFAVAIVSGVVLYWPFTRRFRFATIRDSASRRVVWLDWHNLIGVVTVAWALVVGLTGVVNTWAELMLGQWKATELASMVAPYAGKPPPSHLASLDRVVADARQAAPGMEIAFIAFPGTPFTSTHHFAAFMRGDTPLTSRLLKPVLLDGETGEVADSRALPMYLQALLISQPLHFGDYGGMPLKVIWAALDVLTIVVIGSGLYLWLAGRRKRTSARADAFAKRTPVPT is encoded by the coding sequence ATCGCCGACGCCGCGCTCGCCGCCGATCCGGGCCGGGTGCTGCAATATGTCTCCTGGGACAAGGATGAGCCCGGGATCGTGATGGCCTTCACCAACAGTGCCCCCGACGGCGCTCCCGACAATGCAACCGTGCGCGCCTTCGATGCGGTGTCGACGAAACTGCTGGGGCCGGTCGGCGTCGGCCCGATGCTGATCGTGCTGAAGCTGCACACGGACATGTTCGCCGGCCAGGCCGGAAAGCTGTTTCTGGGCGCGATGGGCCTGTTGTTCGCCGTGGCCATCGTCTCCGGCGTGGTGCTGTACTGGCCGTTCACCCGCCGCTTTCGCTTTGCCACGATCCGCGACAGCGCCTCCCGACGGGTCGTTTGGCTCGACTGGCACAATCTGATCGGGGTGGTGACGGTGGCCTGGGCGCTGGTGGTGGGGCTGACCGGTGTCGTCAACACCTGGGCCGAATTGATGCTGGGTCAATGGAAGGCCACCGAGCTTGCCAGCATGGTGGCGCCCTATGCCGGCAAACCGCCGCCTTCGCATCTTGCCTCGCTCGACAGGGTCGTCGCGGACGCGAGGCAGGCTGCCCCGGGCATGGAGATCGCCTTCATCGCCTTTCCGGGCACGCCATTCACCTCCACGCACCATTTCGCCGCCTTCATGCGCGGGGATACGCCGCTCACGTCACGGCTCCTGAAGCCGGTCCTGCTCGACGGTGAAACGGGAGAGGTGGCCGACAGCCGGGCGCTGCCGATGTACCTCCAGGCGCTCCTGATCTCACAGCCGCTTCATTTCGGCGATTACGGCGGCATGCCGCTCAAGGTGATCTGGGCCGCACTCGACGTGCTGACGATCGTCGTGATCGGCAGCGGTCTCTATCTCTGGCTGGCCGGCCGGCGGAAACGGACGTCGGCGCGCGCCGACGCATTCGCCAAACGAACCCCGGTCCCGACGTGA
- a CDS encoding PepSY domain-containing protein, with protein MKARTIRLWSVVHTWTSLVSTVFLLLLCVTGLPLVFHHEIDELLGYAPSPKLTRARRVRRPKASPTPRSPPIRAGCCNMSPGTRMSPGS; from the coding sequence GTGAAAGCGCGCACGATCAGGCTCTGGTCTGTGGTCCACACCTGGACCAGCCTGGTCTCGACCGTGTTCCTGCTGCTGCTCTGCGTGACCGGCCTGCCGCTGGTGTTCCATCACGAGATTGACGAGCTCCTGGGCTATGCCCCCAGCCCGAAGCTCACGCGAGCGCGGCGCGTGCGACGCCCCAAAGCATCGCCGACGCCGCGCTCGCCGCCGATCCGGGCCGGGTGCTGCAATATGTCTCCTGGGACAAGGATGAGCCCGGGATCGTGA
- a CDS encoding NADH-quinone oxidoreductase subunit C, with amino-acid sequence MDDGKLDALGQTIVSALPGAATAHSVAFNQLTVEVEAGKIVEVVEYLRDDPNCRFVNFTDVTAVDYPEREKRFDVVYHLMSPTLNTRIRLKAQADETTQVPSLIDVFPGADWFERETYDLYGVFFVGHPDMRRILTDYGFEGHPLRKDFPLTGFVEVRYDDQEKRVVYEPVRLNQEFRKFDFLSPWEGADYPLPGDEKAGPKV; translated from the coding sequence ATGGACGACGGCAAGCTCGACGCCCTTGGGCAAACGATCGTTAGCGCGCTTCCGGGCGCCGCTACCGCTCATTCGGTGGCCTTCAACCAGCTCACGGTGGAGGTCGAGGCCGGCAAGATCGTCGAGGTGGTCGAGTACCTGCGCGACGATCCGAATTGCCGCTTCGTCAACTTCACCGACGTGACGGCGGTGGACTATCCCGAGCGTGAGAAGCGCTTCGATGTGGTCTATCATCTGATGTCGCCGACCCTGAACACGCGCATCCGGCTCAAGGCTCAGGCCGACGAGACTACGCAGGTGCCGTCGCTGATCGACGTGTTTCCCGGCGCCGACTGGTTCGAGCGCGAGACCTACGACCTCTATGGCGTGTTCTTCGTCGGCCATCCCGACATGCGCCGCATCCTGACCGACTACGGTTTCGAGGGTCATCCGCTGCGCAAGGACTTTCCGCTCACCGGCTTCGTCGAGGTCCGCTACGACGACCAGGAGAAGCGGGTGGTGTACGAGCCGGTCCGGCTCAACCAGGAATTCCGCAAGTTCGATTTCCTCTCGCCGTGGGAAGGGGCCGACTATCCGCTGCCCGGCGATGAGAAAGCGGGGCCGAAGGTCTGA
- a CDS encoding TonB-dependent siderophore receptor — protein MLRSAVLATASAWILVPQESFAQSSTQTGAQNLPPVTVAAPEARRRAATTAPRRAQRSVQTVSNQRPQPPRSVGFVETARGPVHGYVANRSSSGTKTNTPIMETPQSVSVIGAEQIRDQKPNKLDEVLRYTAGVRAGTFGADTRNDWWLIRGFKSDDVGLFLDGMQLFYTSYASWKLQPFNMERVEVLRGPSAVLYGGSSPSGIVNVISKMPPAEPIRYIETGVNNFGNAYVGFDVGGPVATSPENGKLFYRVVGQVQNGDTQVNFTPDNNYFIAPSVTWKPDADTTFTVLASASRQDTRGINFLPYQGTVTNAPFGKIPTSFFVGDPNVDKFTREQEMLGYQFERNLTDDLTFRQNARFAHVGVTYRGYVGNGWADINTANLGRYNWYAKDTANQANLDNQLEYRFATGPVKHTMLFGVDLRGYQIDDYQTFAFGTVPSINVFNPVYGLPDIPFTGPPFRNYLITQKQAGTYLQDQMKLGNFTLVLSGRNDWVETTQAARDTGATLASQDNSQFSGRAGLIYNFDNGIAPYISYATSYNPVIGLNASNQLFLPETGKQAEIGLKVAPKGFDGYFTVSAFDLTRQNVPTTDPVITTLQNQTGEVVSRGIELEAVANVTQELKLIGAFTAYHLFTSKDLNPALVGKTPTNTPEMLASGWADYTFRDGPLAGFGFGGGVRYVGSSWADAANTLEVPAVVLGDLALHYEWQNWRTALNVINLTDKIYVASCASVTSCFYGDRRRVTASVSYKW, from the coding sequence ATGCTGCGGTCGGCCGTGTTGGCGACCGCGTCCGCTTGGATATTGGTACCGCAAGAATCGTTCGCACAATCTTCCACGCAGACCGGCGCGCAGAATCTGCCGCCGGTGACGGTTGCGGCGCCGGAAGCGCGCCGCCGTGCGGCAACGACCGCGCCGCGCCGCGCACAGCGTTCCGTGCAAACCGTCAGCAACCAAAGGCCCCAGCCGCCGCGGAGCGTCGGTTTCGTCGAGACTGCGCGCGGTCCGGTGCACGGCTACGTCGCCAACCGCAGCTCGTCCGGCACCAAGACCAACACGCCGATCATGGAGACGCCGCAGTCGGTGTCGGTCATCGGCGCGGAACAGATCCGCGACCAGAAGCCGAACAAGCTCGACGAGGTGCTGCGCTACACCGCCGGCGTGCGCGCCGGAACCTTTGGCGCAGACACGCGCAACGACTGGTGGCTGATCCGCGGCTTCAAATCCGATGACGTCGGACTGTTCCTCGACGGCATGCAGCTCTTCTACACGTCCTATGCGAGCTGGAAACTGCAGCCCTTCAACATGGAGCGTGTCGAAGTGCTGCGCGGTCCGTCGGCGGTGCTCTATGGCGGATCGAGCCCGAGCGGCATCGTCAACGTCATCAGCAAGATGCCGCCGGCCGAGCCGATCCGCTACATCGAGACCGGCGTCAACAATTTCGGCAATGCCTATGTCGGCTTCGACGTGGGCGGGCCGGTCGCGACAAGCCCCGAGAACGGAAAGCTGTTCTACCGCGTCGTCGGCCAGGTCCAGAACGGTGACACGCAGGTCAACTTCACGCCCGACAACAACTACTTCATCGCGCCGTCGGTGACCTGGAAGCCGGATGCCGACACGACCTTCACGGTGCTGGCGTCGGCCTCGAGGCAGGATACCCGCGGCATCAACTTCCTGCCCTACCAGGGCACGGTGACCAACGCGCCGTTCGGTAAGATCCCGACCAGCTTCTTCGTCGGCGATCCCAACGTCGACAAGTTCACGCGCGAGCAGGAGATGCTCGGCTACCAGTTCGAGCGCAATCTCACCGACGACCTCACGTTCCGGCAGAATGCGCGCTTTGCCCATGTCGGCGTTACGTATCGCGGTTACGTCGGCAACGGTTGGGCCGACATCAACACGGCCAATCTCGGTCGCTACAATTGGTATGCGAAGGACACCGCCAACCAGGCCAATCTCGACAACCAGTTGGAGTACCGTTTCGCCACCGGCCCGGTGAAGCACACGATGCTGTTCGGCGTCGACTTGAGAGGCTACCAGATCGACGACTATCAGACCTTCGCGTTCGGCACGGTCCCGTCGATCAACGTCTTCAATCCCGTCTATGGCCTACCCGACATTCCATTCACGGGCCCGCCGTTCCGCAACTACCTGATCACGCAGAAGCAGGCCGGCACTTATCTTCAGGACCAGATGAAGCTCGGCAACTTCACGCTGGTGCTGAGCGGCCGCAACGATTGGGTCGAGACGACGCAGGCCGCCCGTGACACCGGCGCGACGCTCGCCAGCCAGGACAACAGCCAGTTCAGCGGGCGCGCCGGGCTGATCTACAATTTCGACAACGGCATCGCGCCCTACATCTCGTATGCGACGAGCTACAATCCCGTCATCGGCCTCAACGCGTCGAACCAGCTTTTCCTGCCGGAGACCGGCAAGCAGGCCGAAATCGGTCTGAAGGTCGCGCCCAAGGGATTTGACGGCTATTTCACGGTCTCGGCCTTCGATCTGACGCGGCAGAACGTGCCGACCACCGATCCGGTGATCACCACGCTACAGAACCAGACCGGTGAGGTGGTCTCGCGCGGCATCGAGCTCGAAGCGGTGGCAAACGTCACGCAAGAGTTGAAGCTGATCGGCGCCTTCACGGCCTATCATCTCTTCACCAGCAAGGACCTCAATCCGGCGCTGGTCGGCAAGACCCCGACCAACACGCCCGAGATGCTGGCGTCGGGCTGGGCGGACTACACCTTCAGGGACGGGCCTCTGGCGGGATTCGGTTTCGGCGGCGGCGTGCGCTATGTCGGCTCCTCCTGGGCCGATGCTGCCAATACGCTCGAGGTTCCCGCGGTCGTGCTCGGCGATCTCGCGCTCCACTACGAATGGCAGAACTGGCGCACCGCGCTCAACGTGATCAACCTGACCGACAAGATCTATGTCGCGAGCTGCGCATCGGTCACGTCCTGCTTCTATGGCGATCGCCGGCGCGTCACCGCCAGCGTCTCCTACAAGTGGTGA
- a CDS encoding NADH-quinone oxidoreductase subunit A: MSGILQNYLPLVVFIGVAGLIGLVLLIAPFIVAFQQPDPEKLSAYECGFNAFDDARMKFDVRFYLVAILFIIFDLEVAFLFPWAVAFGKLGATGFWSMVVFLAVLTVGFAYEWKKGALEWD; the protein is encoded by the coding sequence ATGAGCGGCATTCTGCAGAACTATCTTCCACTCGTCGTCTTTATAGGGGTAGCAGGCCTCATTGGCCTTGTGCTGCTGATCGCGCCCTTCATCGTGGCGTTCCAGCAACCGGACCCGGAAAAACTGTCGGCGTATGAGTGCGGTTTCAACGCCTTCGACGACGCGCGAATGAAGTTCGACGTCCGCTTCTACCTGGTCGCCATCCTCTTCATCATCTTCGACCTCGAGGTGGCGTTCCTGTTCCCCTGGGCGGTGGCGTTCGGCAAGCTTGGTGCGACCGGCTTCTGGTCCATGGTGGTGTTCCTTGCCGTGCTTACGGTGGGGTTTGCCTATGAATGGAAGAAAGGAGCCCTGGAATGGGATTGA
- a CDS encoding NADH-quinone oxidoreductase subunit B, with product MNQTPPSAGPVLAPAPKGILDPSTGKPIGANDPFFLEVNHELSDKGFFVAAADDLITWARTGSLMWMTFGLACCAVEMMQVSMPRYDVERFGFAPRASPRQSDVMIVAGTLTNKMAPALRKVYDQMPEPRYVISMGSCANGGGYYHYSYSVVRGCDRIVPIDIYVPGCPPTAEALLYGVLLLQKKIRRTGTIER from the coding sequence TTGAACCAGACCCCCCCGTCCGCGGGTCCGGTCCTCGCGCCGGCCCCCAAGGGCATTTTGGATCCGTCGACCGGCAAGCCGATCGGCGCCAATGATCCGTTCTTCCTCGAGGTCAATCACGAGCTGTCCGACAAGGGTTTCTTCGTGGCCGCGGCCGATGACCTGATCACCTGGGCGCGCACCGGCTCGCTGATGTGGATGACCTTCGGTCTCGCCTGCTGCGCGGTCGAGATGATGCAGGTGTCGATGCCGCGCTACGACGTCGAGCGCTTCGGCTTCGCGCCGCGTGCTTCGCCGCGCCAGTCCGACGTGATGATCGTGGCGGGCACGCTCACCAACAAGATGGCGCCGGCGCTGCGCAAGGTCTACGACCAGATGCCCGAGCCGCGCTACGTCATCTCGATGGGCTCCTGCGCCAACGGCGGCGGCTACTACCACTATTCCTACTCGGTCGTGCGCGGCTGCGACCGCATCGTGCCGATCGACATTTACGTGCCGGGCTGCCCGCCCACGGCGGAAGCGCTGCTCTACGGCGTGCTGCTGCTGCAGAAGAAGATCCGGCGCACCGGCACCATCGAACGCTAA